AAAACCTTGTATTCAAATGGCTTGGATTCTTGTGAAGTAGATCCATCATTATAAAAGAATTGCATTGTAATGATTGAACCATCCTCATTCACCTTGTATGTACCTGTTGAATGAAAATCAATATAATCAATCAATGTTCCATCCTTTTTGAATATAATCTCAATCTTATCGTTCGGAGACGATTCTGCATAGTAATCCCATATACCTACCATATCCGCTGCAGAGAATTTGGCTACTTCCTCTTTGGGAGCAATAACATTTGGCTGAGTTTTCGTTACCGAATTGTCACCTTTTTCTTTGTTAATAGCATTACTGCCATTACATGAAACAAACAATAACATTCCACATATAGTCACTATTGGAAGAATAGTAGAATGTCTTTTTTTACTGATGTTCTTTAATTTTCTCATAAGTATAATATTTAAAAAAATGATTCAACAAACTCAACAATCGACACATTCATTATTTATAAAGTTTTAGTGATTATGCCTTTGGTCAAACATCTCTTTTAGTTTTGTGTTTTCTATCTCTATTAATGAGGAATCAATACCAATTCGACGCTTTTCCCCTCGTTTTCCTGTGATACAATATATTTCCATTAATGCTTTAGGAACGACCATTGAAAGGCTTCGGCGAATAATGGAGCATGTCTCGTAGATTCTATTATTAACAGGTTCTACCAGATTTTCAATACTATCCCTTAGCTTACCGGCTTCCATATTTTTCTCTAATGTTACTATCTGATAGATTTCATACAACTCGTGCATATAGTTGTACATACTTTTAAATTCGATACCTTCTTTATGTATTAAGAAAAAAAGAAATACAGTTTTAGGCAGATATTGCATCTTTACTTCCTTAGGAGAGTAATCAGGCAGAAATATACGCCCGTCTTTGTCTATGATAATCCGGCTCATTTCTTCCTTATCATTGTTTGTTTCATTATTAATCTCTTTTTGTATTATCGAACCTAGAATCTTCAGAATATCCTTATCTGTTGAAAAATCATTGTTTTCCAATAGCTCCAATAAAATTATTTTTGCTGTATGATAAGATATACTTAGTTTATCACTCATGTTTTATGTACTTATGTTGGACAAAAATAAGTTAAATAACAGTTGTTCGCTATCCGGCACAAGGTTGTTGATTAAAATCAACTAACCTTGTTTTAGAACATCATCACAACTATAAATTACGCACCTCGTCAAAACAAGGTTTGTTTTTTTCTCTTTATACAAGAAAAAGGAAAAAGGTAACAGGGGAGAATTAAAAAAATAACTTGAGACACGTAATAATATTGAATTGCTAAAGCAGCCCTCTACATAGTGAAAAAAATATCTATCATATCTATCATCATTTCCGATAATTTACTGTATTTCAAATTAATAGATATGATAGATAAGTTCTAAAAAAGGTATCTATCATCATTTCACCATCAAAAAATGGTATCTATCATACCTATATCGGGCTGTTTTACTATATCCTATAGGAATATCGAGCATTAAATGGTATGTGAATGCAAGTTTATTTGCGTGACAATCAGTATTTGGTGCCTTAATAATCCATTTCGGGCGAAGATGTTTTTATATCCCACGCATGTGTGCTGTATAGCCCACATGTGTGTGCTGCATATCCCGCATACGTGGGATATAGAGCCCACGTATGCGGGCTCAAGATATTCCGTTATCCTAACAGGATAATTCAGGCATGAATAGATGGATTTATCTGCTGCATTGCAACAAAAGTGTGCCTTTTTATGGTGAATCAGCCCTTATTTCAGGGATTTATAGCATGATAGATACCATTTTTTGATGGTAAAATGATGATAGATACCTTTTTTATGACTTATCTATCATACTTATTAATTTGAAATACAGCAAATTATCGGAAATGATGATAGATATGATAGATATTTTTTTTCGCTATGTAAATAGCGATAGGTTTTATCTTGTTAATCACGCATCTCGCAAAAACTAAGTTTACTTTTTTCTCTTTATACTGGAAAAAGTGGAAAGGCAACAGGCAGGAATTAAAAAAAATAATCTATTTTTGCATAGATATTACAAAAAGAACTATGAGATATAGACTGTTTTTATATTGTTTGACTATATCTGCCTTCGTATTGGCACAAACAAACAGAGCATTGATAATAAGTATAGGAACATATCCGATTATCAGTGGTTGGGAAAAAATACATGCTGGCAATGACAAGGGGTTAGTGACTGAACTGCTATTGAATAATCAATATCAATCCTCCAATATTAAAGTACTATCAAACGCACAAGCTAACAAGAAAGCTGTAACCGCTGCTTTTCAGCAATGCTGGGAACAGACAGTTTATGGCGACTTTATTTATTTGCATTTTTCTTGTCATGGACAACAAATGATGGATGATAACGGAGATGAAGAAGACGGATTAGATGAGTCACTCGTTTTATATGATGCCGGTTATTGGTATATTCCGGGAAAATATGAAGGAGAGAATCACCTGCGAGACGACGAATTGGGGATATGGATAAACAAACTAAGAAAAAAAGCAGGCGACAAAGGACAGGTAACAGTGGTACTGGATGCCTGCCACAGCGGAACAGGGAACCGTGATAACGGAGTAAATGATTATATCCGTGGAACATCCGCTATTTTTGCCCCCGAAGGATATACTCCTAAACCCGGCATGCATCAGGAATTGAGCCTGAAACTAAAACCGATTAAGGATTTTTCTCCCGCTTTTGTTTTTAGCGCTTGTCTGGCAAATGAAATCAATTACGAATATTACAGCCAAACACAAAAGCAATTTTACGGTATGCTGACATATGCTTTTTATACGTTACTCCGCTCTCCCGAAAACTTCAATTCTGTTGCAGAATTTTTGGAAGCATTGCAAAAGAAGGTGAATCAACTGACCGGATTCCGTAAAAGCAGAAAACAAACTGTATATATGGAGTGTAGTGACGAAAACATCCCATTTCAAATATTCCGATAAAATAGAAGACGAAAAATGAAAAAAATATATTGGTTAACCGGACTATTCAAACATAACAAGGAAATAGATTACCTATATAATTTATATAAGCCATCTTTCATCTCATTTGCTTTGAAGAATTATCCCATTGAAGAAGAAACGGCTGCTGATATATATCAGGAAAGCTTCATGAGCATGTGCCAAAATGTTCAAGATGGAAAATATGTAGAGAAAGGAAGTTCTTTAAAAACTTATCTATTTGAAATCGGAAAACATCAGATATGTAAATATCTGAATAAACACCACATTGAATATATGCCTATCGAAAATCTATCTTCTGAATGGTTCGAGCAAAATGATTACATGGAAGAGTGGGCAGAAGCACAAGATGTAGTCAGTCAACTGATTGAAAAATCGGAAGATGACTGTGGACAAGTATTGAAACTTTATTATTGGGAGCGTCTGAAAATGGTTGATATAGCCAAACAAATGAACTATAAAAACGAACAGGTTGCCAAGAATAAGAAAAGCTCTTGTTTGCGTCGATTCGCTTTCGAACTTAAAAGAAGATTGGCGGAAAAAGGTATTAATTGGAAACGTTAAAAGAAAAGTAATGGACAGAACAATATTAGAACAACAGATAGACCGTTTCGTACAGAATGAAATGACACCTGACGAACGGGAACA
The DNA window shown above is from Bacteroides faecium and carries:
- a CDS encoding caspase family protein, with protein sequence MRYRLFLYCLTISAFVLAQTNRALIISIGTYPIISGWEKIHAGNDKGLVTELLLNNQYQSSNIKVLSNAQANKKAVTAAFQQCWEQTVYGDFIYLHFSCHGQQMMDDNGDEEDGLDESLVLYDAGYWYIPGKYEGENHLRDDELGIWINKLRKKAGDKGQVTVVLDACHSGTGNRDNGVNDYIRGTSAIFAPEGYTPKPGMHQELSLKLKPIKDFSPAFVFSACLANEINYEYYSQTQKQFYGMLTYAFYTLLRSPENFNSVAEFLEALQKKVNQLTGFRKSRKQTVYMECSDENIPFQIFR
- a CDS encoding RNA polymerase sigma factor, translated to MKKIYWLTGLFKHNKEIDYLYNLYKPSFISFALKNYPIEEETAADIYQESFMSMCQNVQDGKYVEKGSSLKTYLFEIGKHQICKYLNKHHIEYMPIENLSSEWFEQNDYMEEWAEAQDVVSQLIEKSEDDCGQVLKLYYWERLKMVDIAKQMNYKNEQVAKNKKSSCLRRFAFELKRRLAEKGINWKR